A section of the Streptomyces sp. CG1 genome encodes:
- a CDS encoding SurA N-terminal domain-containing protein — protein sequence MHRRRRTALVLTAAIAAAAPLLTACGSDAHPGAAAVVGGQRITVAQLEGRVDEIRRAQRAAVPDETQYQQVLASTSSLTRDTLHNMVLDRVLHRAAQDAGISATRKEVQQMRTDLEQQAGGAKGLETAWLQKYGIAPAHLDENLQLQLEAQKLAKKLGTDTSQPAFWKALSKASQELHVDLNPRYGAWDVQKSSRVDVKTPWVREVTTSAAGGQPVTA from the coding sequence TTGCACCGCCGCCGTCGCACCGCGCTCGTCCTCACCGCCGCGATCGCCGCCGCGGCACCCCTGCTGACCGCCTGCGGAAGCGACGCGCACCCGGGCGCCGCGGCCGTCGTCGGAGGGCAGCGGATCACCGTCGCCCAGCTGGAGGGCCGGGTCGACGAGATCCGCAGGGCACAGCGGGCCGCGGTGCCGGACGAGACCCAGTACCAGCAGGTCCTCGCCTCCACCAGCAGCCTCACCCGCGACACCCTGCACAACATGGTCCTCGACCGGGTGCTGCACCGTGCCGCCCAGGACGCGGGCATCTCGGCCACCCGCAAGGAGGTCCAGCAGATGCGCACGGACCTGGAACAGCAGGCCGGCGGCGCCAAGGGGCTCGAGACGGCCTGGCTGCAGAAGTACGGCATCGCCCCCGCCCACCTCGACGAGAACCTCCAGCTCCAGCTGGAGGCGCAGAAGCTGGCCAAGAAGCTCGGCACCGACACCAGTCAGCCCGCCTTCTGGAAGGCGCTGTCCAAGGCATCCCAGGAGCTCCACGTCGACCTCAACCCGCGCTACGGCGCCTGGGACGTGCAGAAGAGCAGCCGCGTGGACGTCAAGACGCCCTGGGTGCGGGAGGTCACGACGTCGGCGGCGGGCGGCCAGCCGGTGACGGCCTGA
- a CDS encoding cytochrome P450, whose protein sequence is MTDQHHPPTAAGSLPDSAPDLFTWEFATDPYPAYAWLREHAPVHRTRLPSGVEAWLVTRYADAKQALADQRLSKNPAHHDEPAHAKGKTGIPGERKAELMTHLLNIDPPDHTRLRRLVSKAFTPRRVAEFAPRVQELTDHLIDRFAARGSADLIHEFAFPLPIYAICDMLGVPREDQDDFRDWAGMMIRHGGGPRGGVARSVKKMRGYLAELIHKKREALPAEPAPGEDLISALIRASDHGEHLTENEAAAMAFILLFAGFETTVNLIGNGTYALLTHPEQRARLQRSLADGESDLLETGVEELLRYDGPVELATWRFATEPLTIGGQDIAPGDPVLVVLAAADRDPERFADPDVLDLSRRDNQHLGYGHGIHYCLGAPLARLEGQTALATLLGRLPDLRLGVDPAELRWRGGLIMRGLRTLPVEFTPAVGTTVER, encoded by the coding sequence GTGACCGACCAGCACCACCCCCCGACCGCCGCCGGCTCCCTCCCGGACTCCGCCCCCGACCTCTTCACCTGGGAGTTCGCCACCGACCCCTACCCGGCCTACGCCTGGCTGCGCGAGCACGCGCCGGTGCACCGGACGCGGTTGCCCAGCGGGGTCGAGGCGTGGCTGGTCACCCGGTACGCCGATGCCAAGCAGGCGCTCGCGGACCAGCGGCTGAGCAAGAATCCCGCGCATCACGACGAGCCCGCGCACGCCAAGGGCAAGACCGGTATCCCCGGCGAGCGCAAGGCCGAGCTGATGACGCATCTGCTGAACATCGACCCGCCGGACCACACCCGGCTGCGCCGGCTGGTCAGCAAGGCGTTCACCCCGCGCCGGGTCGCCGAGTTCGCCCCCCGGGTGCAGGAGCTGACCGACCACCTCATCGACCGGTTCGCCGCGAGGGGCTCGGCCGACCTCATCCATGAGTTCGCCTTCCCGCTGCCCATCTACGCCATCTGCGACATGCTCGGCGTCCCGCGCGAGGACCAGGACGACTTCCGGGACTGGGCGGGCATGATGATCCGGCACGGCGGAGGGCCCAGGGGCGGGGTCGCGCGGTCGGTGAAGAAGATGCGCGGCTACCTCGCCGAGCTGATCCACAAGAAGCGCGAGGCGCTGCCCGCCGAGCCCGCGCCGGGCGAGGACCTCATCTCCGCCCTCATCCGCGCCTCCGACCACGGCGAGCACCTCACCGAGAACGAGGCCGCCGCGATGGCGTTCATCCTGCTGTTCGCCGGCTTCGAGACGACCGTCAACCTCATCGGCAACGGCACCTACGCCCTGCTCACCCACCCCGAGCAGCGCGCCCGGCTCCAGCGGTCCCTGGCCGACGGGGAGAGCGACCTGCTGGAGACGGGGGTGGAGGAACTCCTGCGCTACGACGGCCCGGTGGAGCTGGCCACCTGGCGGTTCGCCACCGAGCCGCTCACCATCGGCGGGCAGGACATCGCACCCGGGGATCCGGTGCTCGTGGTGCTCGCGGCGGCGGACCGGGATCCGGAGCGGTTCGCCGACCCGGACGTACTGGACCTCTCCCGGCGTGACAACCAGCACCTCGGCTACGGCCACGGCATCCACTACTGCCTCGGCGCGCCGCTCGCCCGGCTGGAGGGCCAGACCGCGCTCGCCACCCTGCTCGGCCGCCTGCCCGACCTGCGGCTCGGTGTCGATCCGGCCGAGTTGCGCTGGCGCGGCGGGCTCATCATGCGAGGCCTGCGCACCCTGCCCGTGGAGTTCACCCCGGCCGTCGGCACAACCGTGGAACGGTGA
- a CDS encoding nucleoside triphosphate pyrophosphohydrolase codes for MNASSSDLAPAAGPGRIVLLTTSHRVAPGLLSWPAWQALRAADAVLCADGAHPQLPYLREAGIAVAEVSPTAQELVDACAGGRTVVVVATGEGEPALTDGLARLAGSGRVSMPELELLPASYDLPGARLLDLVQVMDRIRAECPWSSRQTHEGLAKYGIEEAYELVEAIEAGDREELREELGDVLLQVVFHSRIAEEHPDAPFSVDDVAGGIVAKLVHRHPHVFGDEKAETPEDVKEHWLRTKAEEKRRTSVTEGVPLGQPGLALAAKLASRARTAGLDVPLPRGEDVGYDLLALAVRAEASGVDPEAALRAAARVYRDAIRQAEGTNSGTPEQA; via the coding sequence GTGAACGCATCCAGCTCCGACCTCGCCCCTGCCGCCGGCCCCGGGCGCATCGTCCTGCTCACCACCAGCCACCGCGTCGCCCCCGGCCTGCTGTCCTGGCCCGCCTGGCAGGCCCTGCGCGCCGCCGACGCCGTGCTGTGCGCCGACGGAGCGCATCCGCAGCTGCCGTATCTGCGCGAGGCCGGGATAGCGGTGGCGGAGGTGTCCCCCACCGCGCAGGAGCTGGTCGACGCCTGCGCCGGCGGGCGGACGGTGGTGGTCGTGGCCACGGGTGAGGGAGAGCCCGCGCTCACCGACGGCCTGGCCCGGCTGGCCGGCTCCGGCCGCGTCTCGATGCCGGAGCTGGAGCTGCTGCCGGCCTCGTACGACCTGCCCGGCGCCCGGCTGCTGGACCTCGTGCAGGTCATGGACCGCATCCGCGCCGAATGCCCCTGGTCGTCCCGGCAGACCCACGAAGGCCTCGCCAAGTACGGCATCGAGGAGGCCTACGAGCTGGTCGAGGCGATCGAGGCCGGGGACCGCGAGGAACTGCGCGAAGAGCTGGGCGACGTCCTGCTCCAGGTCGTCTTCCACTCCCGGATCGCCGAGGAGCACCCGGACGCCCCGTTCTCCGTCGACGACGTGGCCGGCGGCATCGTCGCCAAGCTCGTCCACCGCCACCCGCATGTCTTCGGCGACGAGAAGGCCGAGACACCGGAGGACGTCAAGGAGCACTGGCTGCGCACCAAGGCCGAGGAGAAGCGGCGCACCTCGGTCACGGAGGGCGTACCGCTCGGTCAGCCCGGCCTGGCCCTCGCCGCCAAGCTCGCCTCCCGCGCCCGCACGGCGGGCCTGGACGTCCCCCTGCCCCGAGGCGAGGACGTCGGCTACGACCTCCTCGCCCTGGCGGTCCGCGCCGAGGCATCCGGAGTCGACCCGGAGGCCGCACTCCGAGCGGCGGCACGGGTGTACCGGGACGCGATACGCCAGGCGGAGGGCACGAACAGCGGAACACCGGAACAGGCCTAG